The following proteins come from a genomic window of Populus nigra chromosome 6, ddPopNigr1.1, whole genome shotgun sequence:
- the LOC133696480 gene encoding probable serine/threonine-protein kinase WNK11 — MDLGSCENSDDHQFLEKDPTGRFVRSDEILGGGVVKTAYRAFDEVDGVEVAWKQVNVQHVSPKQLERLTTEARLLKSLKDKNIIKIYDFWVDDEKKTLNMITEIFVSGSLSQYCKKHKGVNAKAIKNWARQILRGLHYLHTHEPPIIHGDLRCDNIFVNGNNGEVKIGDLGLAIVMQRPTGLCDLGTPAHMAPDQLCEEEYNELVDVYSFGMCMLEMVTREYPCCECKNPGQIYKKVISGVKPASLDKVNDPQVKQFIEKCLVPASLRLSAIELLKDPFLATENSKDTVSSSMKLPNNLMPKHVISLPLAESHSMNCNNKKLLVGSCKESINEQLQFSTPEICKVNEKNEFRLRGEKIDNNTISLTLNITETSCCQSREVEFSFYLDSDTAVSVAEEMVEQLELSPEDAACSAKLIDALVMKLAPSLKTSCGSIASAPDQRHPDCLQSVREQEALQSFNSEISAEQDMKISSYARTNKPLGSFHCDLQLNTHNLGSDFMMLDDGCLPEHKKSARNFVSSWIGSCFGRKNKRACPASTIHTKQKKWTS; from the coding sequence ATGGATTTAGGTTCATGTGAAAACAGCGATGATCATCAGTTCCTGGAGAAAGATCCTACAGGTCGGTTCGTTAGGTCTGATGAAATCTTGGGAGGAGGAGTGGTCAAGACTGCATATAGGGCTTTCGATGAAGTTGATGGAGTTGAAGTTGCATGGAAACAAGTAAACGTCCAGCATGTATCACCAAAACAACTAGAGAGATTGACCACTGAGGCTCGCTTATTGAAGTCGTTGAAAGATAAGAACATCATCaagatttatgatttttgggtcgATGATGAGAAGAAAACTCTTAACATGATTACTGAGATATTCGTTTCTGGGAGTTTGAGTCAGTATTGCAAGAAACACAAGGGTGTTAATGCGAAGGCTATTAAGAACTGGGCAAGGCAGATTCTTCGAGGTTTGCACTATTTACATACTCATGAACCTCCTATCATTCATGGCGATTTGAGATGCGATAACATATTTGTTAATGGAAACAATGGAGAGGTTAAGATTGGAGATCTAGGATTAGCCATTGTTATGCAACGCCCTACTGGTTTATGTGATTTAGGTACTCCAGCACATATGGCTCCTGATCAGCTTTGTGAAGAGGAATACAATGAGCTTGTCGATGTTTATTCCTTCGGCATGTGCATGTTAGAGATGGTTACTCGTGAATATCCATGTTGTGAATGCAAAAATCCAGGGCAGATATATAAGAAGGTTATCTCAGGCGTGAAGCCGGCTTCCCTTGATAAGGTGAATGATCCCCAAGTTAAACAGTTCATAGAGAAGTGCCTAGTTCCAGCCTCTTTGAGATTGTCGGCGATAGAGCTTTTGAAAGATCCATTCCTAGCAACTGAAAATTCAAAAGATACTGTCTCTAGTTCTATGAAGTTACCCAATAATCTCATGCCCAAGCATGTGATCAGCTTGCCACTTGCAGAATCCCATTCGATGAACTGCAACAACAAGAAGCTTCTGGTAGGATCTTGTAAAGAAAGTATCAATGAGCAGCTCCAGTTTTCAACTCCAGAAATTTGCAAGGTCAACGAGAAAAATGAATTCAGATTAAGAGGGGAGAAAATCGACAATAATACGATCTCATTGACTTTGAACATTACGGAAACTTCATGTTGTCAATCAAGGGAAGTggagttttctttttatcttgattCAGATACTGCAGTTTCGGTAGCTGAGGAGATGGTTGAACAACTTGAATTGTCACCTGAAGATGCAGCTTGTAGTGCTAAGTTGATTGATGCCTTGGTAATGAAGCTGGCTCCTAGCTTGAAAACTTCATGTGGAAGCATCGCGAGTGCACCTGATCAGAGGCATCCTGATTGCTTACAATCTGTCAGAGAACAAGAGGCTTTACAATCATTTAATTCAGAAATTTCTGCCGAACAAGATATGAAAATTTCCTCTTATGCCAGAACTAACAAGCCTTTGGGATCTTTCCATTGCGATCTTCAATTGAATACTCACAATTTGGGTTCAGACTTTATGATGCTTGATGATGGATGTCTACCAGAACACAAGAAATCTGCAAGAAATTTTGTGAGCTCCTGGATTGGTTCCTGCTTTGGTAGGAAAAACAAGAGAGCTTGTCCTGCATCTACTATCCATACCAAGCAGAAGAAATGGACGAGCTAA
- the LOC133697812 gene encoding lysM domain receptor-like kinase 3, with protein sequence MCKSKKSTSIIDSTTPKSMASKSLKSSTSSFVNTSSSHNYPSTNYTPNYSTTSKSWSFSNKTSLSSLRDSLPENPHIYDFSEICKATNNFLQKPFSSSSSSTSWRCSIRGKEVILFQRKSRHQIGLPELQERLLTICRSHHSSLVKLLGASTSGNYIYLVYEYVHGANLATCLRNPQNPSYTVLSSWLSRMKVATDLAHGLDYIHHCLGLNSEYVHNHIKSYSILVTEDSLNAKICHFGTAELCGEIVGNERSSAKSFGRLDSRVMKIEGTRGYMAPESQSIGGKTQKGDVYAFGVVILELVSGEEALRYVLDEGGGGYKRISVIERAREVVAVGGGELRKWVDKRVKDSYPVEVAEKIVLLGLECVDDDPENRPDMGQVDVRVSKLYLESKNWAEKIGLPTDFSVSMAPR encoded by the coding sequence ATGTGCAAATCAAAAAAGAGCACCAGCATCATCGATTCTACAACCCCAAAATCCATGGCTTCCAAATCCTTAAAATCATCGACTTCATCTTTTGTAAACACATCATCATCTCACAACTACCCATCAACAAATTACACTCCAAACTACTCAACAACATCGAAGTCCTGGTCTTTTTCAAACAAAACTTCTCTTTCTAGCCTTAGAGATTCATTACCAGAAAACCCTCACATTTATGACTTCTCTGAAATATGCAAAGCTACAAATAACTTCTTACAGaaacccttttcttcttcctcttcatcaacCTCTTGGAGATGTTCAATTCGTGGAAAAGAAGTGATTCTTTTTCAACGGAAATCTCGCCATCAGATTGGATTACCTGAGCTTCAAGAGAGGTTGCTGACCATTTGCAGGAGTCATCACAGTAGTTTGGTAAAGCTTCTTGGTGCATCCACTTCAGGGAATTATATTTATCTCGTTTATGAATATGTTCACGGTGCAAATTTAGCTACTTGTCTTAGAAATCCACAGAATCCCAGTTACACAGTTTTGTCATCTTGGTTATCACGTATGAAGGTCGCTACTGATTTAGCTCATGGTCTTGATTATATTCATCATTGTTTAGGTCTGAATTCAGAATATGTgcataatcatataaaaagttatagtATTTTAGTTACTGAAGATTCTTTAAATGCCAAGATTTGTCATTTTGGGACTGCTGAATTGTGTGGAGAGATAGTGGGGAATGAAAGGTCTTCGGCCAAAAGTTTTGGAAGGTTGGATAGTAGGGTAATGAAAATCGAGGGAACAAGAGGGTATATGGCGCCTGAGTCTCAATCAATTGGAGGTAAGACACAGAAAGGTGATGTTTATGCATTTGGGGTGGTGATTTTAGAGTTGGTATCTGGGGAGGAGGCATTGAGGTATGTGTTGGACGAGGGGGGTGGAGGGTATAAGAGAATCAGTGTAATTGAGAGGGCAAGGGAGGTGGTGGCTGTTGGTGGGGGTGAGTTGAGAAAGTGGGTTGATAAGAGGGTGAAGGATTCGTATCCAGTTGAAGTCGCAGAGAAGATAGTGTTGTTGGGATTGGAGTGTGTGGATGATGATCCTGAGAACAGGCCCGATATGGGGCAGGTTGATGTTAGAGTGTCTAAATTGTATTTGGAGTCAAAGAATTGGGCTGAAAAGATTGGTTTGCCTACTGATTTCTCAGTCTCAATGGCACCTCGATGA
- the LOC133697730 gene encoding GCN5-related N-acetyltransferase 8-like has product MAAAAPPPPPTPAPSAPTGLPDSDSTPVGHPLFSRIRLATPLDVPNIQKLIHQMAIFEKLTHLFTATESDLASTLFKSPPFHSFTIFLLEVSSRPFEKDSNLHSQNFTPIERIINLDHSLIDPEAETFRNGINGDAVVAGFVLFFPNYSTFLGKPGFYVEDLFVRECYRRKGLGKMLLSAVASQAVNMGYGRVEWVVLDWNVNAIKFYEEMGANVLPEWRICRITGPALEAYRDAI; this is encoded by the coding sequence ATGGCAGCAGCAGCACCGCCGCCGCCACCAACCCCTGCGCCTTCCGCCCCTACAGGCCTCCCAGACTCTGACTCAACACCAGTAGGCCACCCTCTCTTCTCCCGGATCCGCTTAGCAACACCACTGGACGTACCTAACATCCAAAAACTCATCCACCAAATGGCCATCTTTGAAAAGCTAACCCACCTTTTCACTGCCACAGAATCCGACCTTGCCTCTACCCTATTCAAGTCTCCACCTTTCCACTCTTTCACCATCTTCCTTCTTGAAGTCTCCTCACGCCCTTTTGAAAAAGACTCGAACTTGCACTCTCAAAACTTCACTCCCATTGAAAGAATCATCAATCTTGATCATTCTTTAATTGACCCAGAAGCTGAAACATTCAGAAATGGGATCAATGGAGATGCTGTGGTTGCtgggtttgttttgttttttccaaactACTCAACTTTTTTGGGGAAACCAGGGTTTTATGTGGAGGATTTGTTCGTGAGAGAGTGCTATAGGAGAAAGGGACTAGGGAAGATGTTGCTTTCTGCTGTGGCTTCACAGGCTGTGAACATGGGGTATGGGAGGGTGGAATGGGTGGTTCTTGACTGGAATGTTAATGCCATCAAGTTTTATGAGGAAATGGGTGCTAATGTTTTGCCTGAATGGAGGATTTGCAGGATTACTGGCCCTGCTCTTGAGGCTTATCGTGATGCTATTTGA
- the LOC133695965 gene encoding ATPase GET3B-like isoform X1 — protein sequence MASCSLIPPASSLVSSPLCKLFTSRNSMATVGLLSFAPKTSSFVLLSIKQRAYHESSFRVRSVAAPVEDVAGFDDMVAGTQRKYYMLGGKGGVGKTSCAASLAVKFANSGHPTLVVSTDPAHSLSDSFAQDLTGGTLVPVEGPECPLFALEINPDKAREEFRSATQKSGGTGVKDFMEGMGLGMLVEQLGELKLGELLDTPPPGLDEAMAIAKVMQFLESQEYSMFTRIVFDTAPTGHTLRLLSLPDFLDASIGKILKLRQKITSATSAIKSVFGQEQTTQQDAADKLEQLRERMIKVRELFRDTDSTEFVIVTIPAVMAINESSRLRASLKKENVPVKRLVVNQILPPSATDCKFCAMKRKDQLRALDMIQNDRELSNLTLIQGPLVDVEIRGVPALKFLGDIIWK from the exons ATGGCTTCTTGTTCTCTAATTCCTCCCGCATCTTCTTTAGTTTCATCTCCTCTATGCAAGTTATTTACTTCAAGAAACTCCATGGCTACAGTGGGTTTGCTCTCTTTTGCACCAAAAACTTCAAGCTTTGTCCTTCTCTCTATCAAGCAAAGGGCTTATCATGAAAGTTCATTTAGAG TTAGATCAGTGGCCGCTCCAGTGGAAGATGTTGCCGGATTTGATGATATGGTTGCTGGGACACAGCGGAAGTATTACATGCTTGGTGGGAAGGGAGGTGTAGGAAAGACGAGCTGTGCTGCTTCACTTGCTGTGAAATTTGCAAACAGTGGACACCCCACTTTAGTGGTTTCAACTGATCCAGCACACTCCTTGAGTGATTCTTTTGCTCAG GATTTGACTGGAGGTACACTAGTACCTGTTGAAGGACCTGAATGTCCACTGTTTGCACTTGAG ATAAATCCTGACAAGGCTCGGGAAGAATTTCGTAGCGCAACTCAGAAAAGTGGTGGAACCGGGGTCAAAGACTTCATGGAGGGCATGGGACTTGGAATGCTCGTTGAACAG TTAGGAGAGTTGAAATTGGGAGAGCTACTGGACACACCTCCTCCTGGTTTGGATGAAGCTATGGCAATTGCCAAA GTGATGCAGTTTCTTGAATCACAGGAATATAGTATGTTTACTCGAATAGTTTTTGATACTGCACCCACG GGCCATACATTGCGACTTTTGTCCTTACCAGACTTCCTGGATGCATCCATTGGCAAGATATTGAAG CTTAGACAAAAAATAACTTCAGCAACCTCAGCTATCAAATCCGTCTTTGGCCAGGAGCAAACCACCCAACAGGATGCT GCTGACAAATTGGAGCAATTGAGGGAAAGGATGATAAAAGTGCGTGAGCTTTTCCGTGACACAGATTCCACAGAGTTTGTCATAGTAACGATTCCCGCG GTAATGGCAATCAATGAGTCATCTAGGTTGCGTGCATCCTTGAAGAAGGAGAATGTTCCTGTTAAGAGGCTTGTTGTCAATCAAATTCTCCCTCCATCTGCTACTGACTGCAAGTTTTGTGCAATGAAAAGAAAG GATCAATTGCGTGCTCTTGACATGATACAGAATGATCGAGAACTCTCGAACTTGACATTGATACAGGGACCTTTAGTTGATGTAGAGATCAGAGGTGTTCCAGCCCTTAAATTTCTGGGGGATATCATATGGAAATGA
- the LOC133695964 gene encoding ABC transporter G family member 24-like, with translation MPKMGLKKLKICTSWSMLIWVVVVLSLQNLVRCQDVGDYNEIDNPAVLPLITQLVYSRMSNLTAVISRDISNRSTFCIKDPEDDWNQAFNFSSNLDFLTKCIQKTGGDITRRICTAAEMKFYFNNFFQPSSIDNYLKPNKNCNLTSWVSGCEPGWACSIGPNQPVDLENSKEIPARTRSCQACCEGFFCPHGLTCMIPCPLGSHCPLSRLNRATGVCEPYSYQLPPGQPNHTCGGANIWADVGSSSEIFCSAGSYCPTTVQKNSCSSGHYCRMGSTSETPCFKLTSCNANSPSQNIHAYGIMLIAALTTLLLIIYNCSDQVLTTRERRLAKSREAAARSARETARAHQRWKAAKDAAKKHASGLQAHFSRTFSRKKYVTHPERLKILDQAKSEIDEDLYPTNSNASITSLASPAPSKGKKKEPNDLMQIMHEIEDDPGSYEGISLEFEDPNTKRHLPKGKEMNTHSQIFKYAYAQIEKEKAMQQQNKDLTFSGVVSLATNTEIKKRPLIEISFKDLTLTLKAKNKHLLRCVTGKIKPGRITAVMGPSGAGKTTFLSALAGKAIGCRMTGLILINGKNESIHSYKKIIGFVPQDDIVHGNLTVEENLWFSAHCRLSAFMPKPDKVLIVERVIESLGLQSVRDSMVGTVEKRGISGGQRKRVNVGLEMVMEPSLLILDEPTSGLDSASSQLLLRALRREALEGVNICMVVHQPSYALFKMFDDLVLLAKGGLIVYHGPVKKVEEYFAGLGIHVPERVNPPDHYIDILEGIVTSNAISGVNYKELPLRWMHHNGYPMPPDMQKYAAGLVMSPVEANPDLRSNPTDTGMGGQSFAGELWQDVKSNVELHRDKIRHNFLKSSDLSYRRTPGVFQQYRYFLGRISKQRLREAKIQAADYLILFLAGACLGSITKPSDQTFGATGYAHSIIAVSLLCKIAALRTFSLEKLQYWRESASGMSSVAYFLAKDTFDHFNTVVKPVVYLSMFYFFTNPRSSFTDNYIVMLCLVYCVTGIAYVLAIFFEPGPAQLWSVLLPVVLTLIASQPNKSEVLKFVAKLCYPNWALEAFVIANAERYYGVWLITRCGSLMKTGYNLHYWGLCIFILILIGLVSRVVAFFGMITFQKK, from the exons ATGCCAAAAATGGGCTTAAAGAAGCTCAAAATCTGCACTTCTTGGTCAATGCTAATCTGGGTCGTTGTAGTTTTGAGTTTACAGAATTTAGTCAGGTGTCAAGATGTGGGGGACTACAATGAAATTGACAATCCTGCAGTTCTTCCACTCATTACACAGCTTGTTTATAGCAGGATGTCAAATCTGACAGCAGTTATTAGCAGGGATATCAGCAACCGATCTACTTTCTGTATCAAAGACCC GGAAGATGATTGGAACCAGGCATtcaatttttcttccaatttggATTTCTTGACGAAATGCATTCAAAAGACTGGAG GAGATATCACACGGCGGATATGCACAGCAGCAGAAATGAAATTCTACTTCAACAATTTCTTTCAGCCTTCAAGCATTGACAATTATTTGAAACCTAACAAGAACTGCAATTTAACCTCGTGGGTTTCTGGTTGTGAGCCAGGATGGGCTTGCAGTATTGGTCCAAATCAGCCAGTCGACCTTGAAAATTCAAAGGAAATCCCTGCAAGAACTCGCAGCTGTCAGGCTTGCTGTGAAGGTTTCTTCTGTCCCCATGGTCTTACCTGCATGATAC CTTGCCCGCTAGGTTCTCACTGTCCACTTTCAAGACTCAATAGGGCAACTGGAGTATGTGAACC GTACAGTTATCAACTACCTCCAGGACAGCCAAACCATACCTGTGGAGGAGCAAACATATGGGCTGATGTTGGCAGTAGTAGTGAAATATTCTGTTCAGCTGGGTCATACTGTCCAACTACGGTCCAGAAAAATTCTTGCAGTAGTGG aCATTACTGCAGGATGGGATCTACATCTGAGACAC CCTGCTTCAAGTTGACTTCATGTAATGCAAACTCCCCAAGTCAAAATATTCATGCCTATGGGATTATGTTAATA GCTGCTTTGACTACTCTGCTACTTATTATTTACAACTGTTCTGATCAAGTTCTCACCACTCGAGAGAGAAGATTAGCCAAATCCAGGGAAGCAGCGGCAAGAAGTGCAAGAGAAACAGCACGAGCACATCAAAGGTGGAAAGCTGCTAAAGATGCTGCTAAGAAGCATGCAAGTGGATTGCAAGCTCATTTCTCACGAACATTTTCTCGTAAGAAATATGTCACGCATCCTGAGCGACTTAAGATTTTGGATCAAGCTAAATCTGAAATAGATGAAGATTTGTATCCTACAAACTCAAATGCTTCGATTACATCTCTGGCTTCACCTGCACcatcaaaaggaaagaaaaaggaacccAATGACCTTATGCAGATTATGCATGAAATTGAAGATGACCCTGGTAGCTATGAGGGGATCAGTCTTGAATTTGAAGATCCAAATACTAAGAGACATTTGCCAAAGGGGAAAGAAATGAATACGCATAGCCAAATTTTCAAGTATGCATATGCTCAGATTGAGAAAGAGAAAGCTATGCAGCAACAAAACAAGGATCTCACATTCTCGGGAGTAGTTTCATTGGCCACCAATACCGAAATCAAGAAAAGGCCTCTAATTGAGATTTCATTCAAAGACCTAACCCTTACTTTGAAAGCCAAAAACAAGCATCTATTAAGGTGTGTAACAGGCAAAATCAAGCCTGGCCGTATTACAGCTGTAATGGGTCCATCAGGAGCTGGGAAGACAACCTTTCTTTCTGCTCTTGCAGGAAAAGCAATTGGATGCAGGATGACTGGTTTGATTCTTATCAATGGGAAAAATGAATCCATCCACtcatataagaaaattattggtTTTGTTCCACAAGATGATATTGTGCATGGAAACTTGACAGTTGAAGAGAACCTCTGGTTCAGTGCACATTGCAG ACTATCTGCTTTCATGCCAAAACCAGATAAAGTTCTGATTGTTGAAAGAGTTATTGAGTCTTTAGGTCTACAATCAGTACGGGACTCTATGGTAGGAACAGTGGAGAAGCGAGGAATTTCTGGAGGCCAGAGGAAGCGAGTAAATGTTGGACTGGAAATGGTCATGGAACCTTCACTTTTGATCTTAGATGAGCCCACATCTGGTCTGGACAGTGCATCCTCTCAGCTTCTTCTTAGAGCACTTCGGCGTGAAGCTCTTGAAGGGGTAAACATCTGCATGGTTGTTCACCAACCAAG CTATGCCTTGTTCAAAATGTTCGATGACTTGGTTCTTCTTGCAAAAGGTGGCCTTATTGTCTATCATGGTCCAGTGAAGAAGGTTGAAGAATACTTTGCAGGCCTTGGGATTCATGTCCCAGAGCGTGTTAATCCTCCTGACCACTATATTGACATTTTGGAGGGTATAGTGACATCAAATGCGATCTCAGGTGTGAATTATAAGGAACTTCCTCTTAGATGGATGCATCATAATGGATACCCCATGCCTCCAGATATGCAAAAGTATGCTGCTGGACTTGTTATGTCACCTGTGGAAGCAAATCCAGATCTGAGATCAAATCCTACTGACACTGGAATGGGGGGACAGTCTTTTGCTGGGGAATTATGGCAAGATGTTAAGAGTAATGTGGAGTTGCATCGGGATAAGATACGACACAATTTTTTGAAGTCCAGTGATTTATCATATCGGAGAACTCCAGGAGTATTCCAGCAATACAGATACTTCCTTGGCAG GATTTCTAAACAGAGACTAAGGGAAGCTAAAATCCAAGCAGCAGATTATCTGATCTTATTTCTTGCCGGAGCCTGCTTAGGATCAATTACAAAACCTAGCGATCAAACTTTCGGGGCTACTGGTTATGCACATTCCATTATTGCAGTTT CTCTCCTTTGCAAGATAGCGGCTTTAAGAACATTTTCTCTTGAGAAGTTACAGTACTGGAGAGAGAGTGCCTCTGGCATGAGTAGTGTAGCTTACTTTCTTGCCAAGGATACATTTGACCATTTTAATACAGTGGTCAAGCCAGTGGTTTACCTCTCTATGTTCTATTTCTTCACCAACCCAAGATCTTCCTTCACCGATAATTACATTGTCATGCTTTGTCTTGTCTACTGTGTAACTGGAATAGCCTATGTACTGGCCATCTTTTTTGAACCAGGTCCAGCCCAGCTG TGGTCAGTTCTTCTTCCGGTTGTTTTGACTCTCATTGCATCACAACCAAACAAAAGTgaagttttgaagtttgtagCCAAGCTGTGCTATCCTAATTGGGCTTTGGAAGCGTTTGTGATTGCAAATGCTGAAAG GTACTATGGAGTGTGGCTGATTACTCGTTGTGGTTCTCTAATGAAAACCGGTTATAATCTTCATTATTGGGGTCTATGTATATTCATCCTCATTCTCATAGGTCTAGTTAGTCGAGTTGTGGCATTCTTTGGGATGATAACCTTCCAAAAGAAGTGA
- the LOC133695965 gene encoding ATPase GET3B-like isoform X2, whose amino-acid sequence MASCSLIPPASSLVSSPLCKLFTSRNSMATVGLLSFAPKTSSFVLLSIKQRAYHESSFRVRSVAAPVEDVAGFDDMVAGTQRKYYMLGGKGGVGKTSCAASLAVKFANSGHPTLVVSTDPAHSLSDSFAQDLTGGTLVPVEGPECPLFALEINPDKAREEFRSATQKSGGTGVKDFMEGMGLGMLVEQLGELKLGELLDTPPPGLDEAMAIAKGHTLRLLSLPDFLDASIGKILKLRQKITSATSAIKSVFGQEQTTQQDAADKLEQLRERMIKVRELFRDTDSTEFVIVTIPAVMAINESSRLRASLKKENVPVKRLVVNQILPPSATDCKFCAMKRKDQLRALDMIQNDRELSNLTLIQGPLVDVEIRGVPALKFLGDIIWK is encoded by the exons ATGGCTTCTTGTTCTCTAATTCCTCCCGCATCTTCTTTAGTTTCATCTCCTCTATGCAAGTTATTTACTTCAAGAAACTCCATGGCTACAGTGGGTTTGCTCTCTTTTGCACCAAAAACTTCAAGCTTTGTCCTTCTCTCTATCAAGCAAAGGGCTTATCATGAAAGTTCATTTAGAG TTAGATCAGTGGCCGCTCCAGTGGAAGATGTTGCCGGATTTGATGATATGGTTGCTGGGACACAGCGGAAGTATTACATGCTTGGTGGGAAGGGAGGTGTAGGAAAGACGAGCTGTGCTGCTTCACTTGCTGTGAAATTTGCAAACAGTGGACACCCCACTTTAGTGGTTTCAACTGATCCAGCACACTCCTTGAGTGATTCTTTTGCTCAG GATTTGACTGGAGGTACACTAGTACCTGTTGAAGGACCTGAATGTCCACTGTTTGCACTTGAG ATAAATCCTGACAAGGCTCGGGAAGAATTTCGTAGCGCAACTCAGAAAAGTGGTGGAACCGGGGTCAAAGACTTCATGGAGGGCATGGGACTTGGAATGCTCGTTGAACAG TTAGGAGAGTTGAAATTGGGAGAGCTACTGGACACACCTCCTCCTGGTTTGGATGAAGCTATGGCAATTGCCAAA GGCCATACATTGCGACTTTTGTCCTTACCAGACTTCCTGGATGCATCCATTGGCAAGATATTGAAG CTTAGACAAAAAATAACTTCAGCAACCTCAGCTATCAAATCCGTCTTTGGCCAGGAGCAAACCACCCAACAGGATGCT GCTGACAAATTGGAGCAATTGAGGGAAAGGATGATAAAAGTGCGTGAGCTTTTCCGTGACACAGATTCCACAGAGTTTGTCATAGTAACGATTCCCGCG GTAATGGCAATCAATGAGTCATCTAGGTTGCGTGCATCCTTGAAGAAGGAGAATGTTCCTGTTAAGAGGCTTGTTGTCAATCAAATTCTCCCTCCATCTGCTACTGACTGCAAGTTTTGTGCAATGAAAAGAAAG GATCAATTGCGTGCTCTTGACATGATACAGAATGATCGAGAACTCTCGAACTTGACATTGATACAGGGACCTTTAGTTGATGTAGAGATCAGAGGTGTTCCAGCCCTTAAATTTCTGGGGGATATCATATGGAAATGA
- the LOC133696224 gene encoding serine/threonine-protein kinase PCRK1-like, with product MKCFHFSSREKNEEPKTVTKSVSVQSTSSTSMSMSTDRDLRKSGSELNSQNVSDFSTESSTKNSFANSFASLCQRQSNLKAFTFSELKTATKNFSRSVMIGEGGFGGVYRGVIRSMEDSSKKIDIAVKQLSRRGLQGHKEWVTEVNVLGIVEHPNLVKLVGYCAEDDERGIQRLLVYEFMPNRSVQDHLSSKFQKALPWATRVKIAQDAARGLAYLHEGMDFQIIFRDFKSSNILLDDQWNAKLSDFGLARLGPSDGLSHVSTAVVGTIGYAAPEYIQTGRLTSKSDVWSFGVFLYELITGRRPLDRNRPKNEQNLLEWVRSHLSDVRKFRLIMDPRLEGKYNIKAAQKLASVANRCLVRQAKSRPKMSDILDMINKIVDTTDNGSPLLCTKSLAPKDAPEGPGRERMKRRFLDSIIGDQKGCWSAWRTWRTKLVRTR from the exons ATGAAGTGTTTTCACTTCTCCAGCAGGGAGAAAAATGAAGAACCAAAGACTGTAACAAAATCTGTTTCTGTCCAATCCACTTCATCTACATCAATGTCGATGTCAACTGATCGTGACCTGAGGAAATCCGGGTCTGAGCTCAATTCTCAGAATGTATCAGATTTTAGCACAGAATCGTCCACAAAGAACTCATTTGCGAACTCATTCGCTTCTTTGTGTCAAAGACAGAGCAATCTTAAAGCCTTCACATTCTCAGAACTGAAGACGGCCACCAAGAATTTCAGCCGCTCTGTAATGATTGGGGAGGGTGGATTTGGCGGTGTGTATAGGGGAGTAATACGGAGCATGGAAGATTCAAGTAAGAAAATCGATATCGCTGTCAAACAACTGAGCAGAAGAGGGCTCCAG GGGCACAAGGAATGGGTGACTGAAGTAAATGTTCTAGGAATTGTTGAACATCCAAATCTTGTCAAATTAGTGGGCTACTGTGCTGAGGACGATGAACGGGGAATCCAGCGCCTTCTGGTATATGAATTTATGCCCAACAGAAGTGTGCAGGATCACTTGTCCAGTAAATTTCAGAAAGCTCTTCCTTGGGCCACAAGAGTAAAAATTGCCCAGGATGCTGCCCGAGGCTTAGCATACCTCCATGAAGGAATGGATTTTCAG ATTATTTTCAGAGATTTTAAGTCTTCAAACATACTACTGGATGACCAATGGAATGCAAAGCTATCAGACTTTGGGTTGGCTAGATTGGGGCCTTCAGATGGGTTGAGCCATGTTTCAACTGCG GTGGTTGGAACTATAGGATATGCAGCTCCTGAGTATATTCAAACCGGGCGTCTCACGTCTAAAAGTGATGTGTGGAGCTTTGGGGTTTTTCTTTATGAACTGATAACAGGCAGACGTCCTTTGGATCGGAACCGGCCAAAGAATGAGCAAAACCTCTTGGAATGGGTCAGGTCACACCTCTCTGATGTAAGAAAGTTCAGGTTGATCATGGACCCAAGGCTCGAGGGAAAATATAACATCAAGGCTGCCCAAAAGCTTGCTTCTGTAGCTAACCGGTGCTTGGTAAGACAGGCTAAATCACGCCCGAAAATGAGCGATATCCTGGATATGATCAACAAGATTGTTGATACAACAGACAATGGAAGCCCCTTGCTCTGCACGAAGAGTTTGGCCCCGAAAGATGCTCCTGAAGGACCTGGAAGAGAACGTATGAAAAGGAGATTTTTGGATTCAATAATTGGAGATCAGAAGGGATGCTGGTCAGCTTGGAGAACATGGAGAACTAAGCTGGTGAGGACACgctga